The following coding sequences lie in one Apium graveolens cultivar Ventura unplaced genomic scaffold, ASM990537v1 ctg7979, whole genome shotgun sequence genomic window:
- the LOC141704552 gene encoding FH protein interacting protein FIP2 — protein MFSDTSSSLIRLNIGGKKFCTTVDTLTQREPDSMLAAMFSGRHAVCADSGKGYIFVDRDGKHFRHILNWLRDGVVSSLSDSEYSELLREAEYFQLLGLMDEITNVLNKRKEDEELNTELTRTDIIKCIQSEKVRFRGVNISGLDLSKLDLSYVDFSYACIKNVFFSRANLQCAKFRDVDAEGSIFHNATLRECEFTGANLRGALLAGANLQSANLQDACLIDCSFCGADLRSAHLQTADLTNANLEGANLEGANLKGAKLHNANLKGANLQRAYLRHVNLRDTDLEGAKLDGANLLGAIR, from the exons ATGTTTTCCGACACCTCTTCTTCTCTCATCCGTCTTAACATCG GAGGCAAGAAATTTTGCACTACTGTTGATACCTTAACGCAGCGTGAGCCTGATTCGATGCTTGCTGCTATGTTCAGTGGTCGCCACGCTGTCTGCGCCGACTCTGGAAAG GGCTATATTTTTGTGGACAGGGACGGGAAACATTTTCGTCATATATTGAATTGGTTGAGGGATGGCGTAGTTTCTTCATTGAGTGACTCTGAGTATTCGGAGCTTCTTCGGGAAGCAGAGTACTTTCAGCTTTTG GGACTGATGGATGAAATCACGAATGTTTTAAATAAGAGAAAAGAGGACGAGGAGCTGAATACTGAGTTGACACGTACTGATATTATTAAATGCATACAATCTGAAAAAGTCAGATTTAGAGGAGTAAATATTTCTGGTCTCGATCTTTCTAAATTG GATCTGTCATATGTAGACTTTAGCTATGCATGCATTAAAAATGTGTTCTTCTCACGTGCTAATCTTCAGTGTGCAAAATTTCGG GATGTGGATGCTGAGGGTTCAATATTTCATAATGCAACATTGCGCGA ATGTGAATTTACAGGAGCCAATCTTCGTGGAGCATTATTAGCTGGAGCAAATCTTCAAAGTGCAAATTTACAAG ATGCTTGCCTGATAGACTGTAGTTTTTGCGGGGCAGATTTGCGCTCGGCTCACCTACAG ACTGCTGACCTTACGAATGCCAACTTGGAGGGGGCTAATCTTGAAGGTGCAAATTTGAAG GGTGCAAAGTTACATAATGCCAATCTGAAGGGTGCAAACCTACAACGAGCTTATCTGCGACATGTGAATCTCCGTGATACT GATTTGGAAGGTGCAAAGCTTGATGGTGCAAACTTGCTGGGTGCAATCAGATAA